One Lysinibacillus sp. OF-1 DNA segment encodes these proteins:
- a CDS encoding sensor histidine kinase, whose protein sequence is MIAFISRLFTLFFILMSAVFGLLVAVWGNPDEKTWEPLWQQTYDNIPLGGIIVVSLFVLSFLFASWISMTARAREAQATRIVKQLIEPDFIFPKKQALPKSLKKAIVQTSELIDTQRKSLQRLSNERAEANDKIIQERIIAERQRLARELHDSVSQQLFAASMLLSALTENDENATSLKQVEKIVQQAQLEMRALLLHLRPVALHNKTLAQGLEELIIELQQKVYFHIEYELEEMALTKAEEDHLFRIAQEALSNTLRHAKASEVELLLVARDDLAILRIQDNGLGFDVEADKSTSYGLQNIAERAVEIGCTYKIVSVPEEGTIVEVKIPLQKEEVHVDDTSAHSG, encoded by the coding sequence ATGATTGCCTTTATCTCAAGATTGTTTACGCTATTTTTCATTTTAATGAGTGCTGTTTTCGGTCTGCTTGTGGCGGTATGGGGCAATCCGGATGAAAAAACATGGGAGCCATTGTGGCAGCAGACTTACGATAATATTCCGCTAGGAGGCATCATCGTAGTTAGCCTGTTTGTACTTAGCTTCCTGTTTGCTAGCTGGATCAGCATGACTGCTCGGGCACGAGAAGCTCAAGCAACACGCATTGTGAAGCAATTAATCGAGCCTGATTTTATTTTCCCTAAAAAACAAGCACTTCCGAAATCATTAAAAAAGGCAATAGTTCAAACAAGTGAATTAATCGATACACAGCGAAAAAGCTTACAGCGACTCTCCAATGAACGGGCAGAAGCAAATGATAAAATTATTCAGGAGCGTATTATTGCTGAACGCCAACGACTTGCTAGGGAATTGCATGATTCCGTATCACAGCAATTATTTGCGGCTTCTATGTTACTCTCAGCATTAACTGAAAATGACGAAAATGCTACTAGCTTAAAACAGGTGGAAAAGATTGTTCAGCAGGCACAGCTAGAAATGCGCGCATTGCTGCTCCACTTACGACCTGTAGCTCTACACAATAAAACGCTAGCACAAGGCTTAGAGGAATTGATTATTGAACTTCAACAAAAAGTTTATTTCCATATTGAATATGAGCTAGAGGAAATGGCCTTAACAAAAGCAGAAGAAGACCATTTATTCCGTATTGCACAGGAAGCCCTCTCTAACACGCTCCGTCATGCCAAAGCAAGTGAAGTGGAGTTACTGCTTGTTGCACGAGATGACTTAGCCATTTTACGAATTCAGGATAATGGGTTAGGCTTTGATGTGGAGGCCGATAAATCAACTTCGTACGGCTTACAAAATATAGCTGAACGAGCTGTTGAAATTGGCTGCACATACAAAATTGTGTCCGTGCCTGAAGAAGGAACGATTGTGGAGGTTAAAATTCCGCTACAGAAGGAGGAGGTTCATGTCGATGATACAAGTGCTCATAGTGGATGA
- the liaF gene encoding cell wall-active antibiotics response protein LiaF, whose translation MQNFTTNKLTFWVLCFFLLVFVELTIFNNGGAFCLLIGAVLLYLSFSKKVRFFKWTGIFFIAIALFTMWSLRLFVVIMLLYMLYQYLQRENEPKVVGAELFEKLPTTKNDLIGTMPAPTEAYKWQDVQIQRLAGDITIDTTQTILPAGTSLITIRQGIGKVQIYIPYEIPFRLQYTTLFGELICLHKGPQRILNESITFADGNPEDAKRVLIIHVATWLGDLEVLRK comes from the coding sequence TTGCAAAATTTCACAACAAATAAGCTCACGTTTTGGGTACTATGCTTCTTTTTACTCGTCTTTGTAGAGCTTACTATTTTTAATAATGGCGGAGCCTTCTGTTTATTGATTGGGGCAGTACTTCTTTATTTAAGTTTTTCCAAAAAAGTTCGTTTTTTTAAATGGACAGGAATTTTCTTCATTGCTATTGCTTTGTTTACCATGTGGAGCCTACGTTTATTCGTCGTCATCATGCTCTTATATATGCTTTATCAATACCTACAACGAGAAAACGAACCAAAGGTAGTCGGTGCAGAGCTTTTTGAAAAGCTTCCTACAACTAAAAATGACTTGATTGGCACAATGCCAGCACCTACAGAAGCGTACAAATGGCAAGATGTACAAATTCAACGCCTTGCAGGAGATATTACGATTGATACAACACAAACAATTTTACCTGCTGGCACTAGTCTCATTACAATTCGCCAAGGGATCGGGAAAGTTCAAATCTATATTCCCTATGAAATCCCTTTCCGTTTACAGTATACGACGTTATTTGGTGAGCTTATCTGCTTACATAAGGGGCCACAACGCATCTTAAATGAAAGTATTACTTTCGCTGACGGCAACCCTGAGGATGCTAAACGCGTTTTAATTATTCATGTCGCAACCTGGCTGGGAGATTTGGAGGTGCTACGAAAATGA
- a CDS encoding response regulator transcription factor — MIQVLIVDDHEMVRIGVSAYLSAQPDITVVGEAENGKEAVERALALRPDIILMDNVMPIMTGAEATAEILTAWPEAKIMMVTSFLDDDKVYPALEAGAVSYILKTSNAKQIADAIRKTIGGETVLEPEVTSKMMHRMRHGNNTPLYEQLTDREMEVLLLMAKGKANQEIADELYIALKTVKTHVSNILAKLEVQDRTQAVVYAFQSGLAK; from the coding sequence ATGATACAAGTGCTCATAGTGGATGATCATGAAATGGTACGGATTGGCGTTTCAGCCTATCTTTCAGCACAACCAGATATTACAGTTGTAGGTGAGGCTGAAAACGGCAAAGAGGCTGTGGAGCGTGCCCTTGCCCTAAGACCTGATATTATTTTAATGGATAATGTCATGCCCATCATGACAGGAGCAGAGGCAACAGCGGAAATTTTAACGGCATGGCCAGAGGCAAAAATCATGATGGTGACTAGTTTTTTAGATGACGATAAAGTCTACCCTGCTTTAGAGGCTGGTGCGGTAAGCTATATTTTAAAAACTTCTAATGCTAAACAAATTGCCGATGCTATTCGTAAAACCATAGGTGGCGAAACAGTATTAGAGCCAGAAGTCACATCCAAAATGATGCACCGTATGCGCCACGGTAATAATACGCCCCTTTACGAACAGCTCACTGACCGTGAAATGGAAGTATTATTGCTCATGGCAAAGGGTAAAGCCAATCAGGAAATCGCTGACGAACTATACATTGCCTTAAAGACCGTAAAAACACATGTTAGCAATATTTTAGCAAAGCTCGAAGTGCAAGATCGTACACAGGCCGTTGTCTACGCTTTTCAAAGTGGCCTTGCTAAATAA